In the Raineyella fluvialis genome, CGTGCCGGTCTTCGTGAACGGTGTCGCGGAGCCCTTCGTCCCGATGAGCCGGATCCGGCAGATGGGTGAGGCCCTCGGCCGCTACCTCGCCGGTCTCGACGAGCGGGTGCTGCTGATCGGCTCCGGCGGGCTGTCCCATGATCCGCCGGTGCCGCGCTGGGCCGAGGCGACCGAAGCACAGCGGGCGTTCCTGCTCAACGCCCGTCACCCGACGCCGGAGGCCCGGGCCGCGCGCCAGGAGAGGACCATCAGCACCGGTCTGGCCTTCGCCGCCGGTGAGGCCACGATCCAGGACCTCAACCCGGAGTGGGACAACGCGTTCCTCGACGTGGCCGCCTCCGGGCGGGTCGAGGACTTCGACAGCTACACCGCGGCGCAGATGACCCTCGACGCCGGGCACTCGAGCCACGAGGTCCGCTGCTGGGTCGCCGCCGCCGCGGCGATGCGCGCCGCCGGACCGTACGTGGTCCGGGAGCGCTACTACCGCGCGATCCCCGAGTGGATCGCCGGCTTCGGCGCCCTGTTCGCCACCACTGCCTGACACACCTCACGCCTGACACACCTACCGCCTGACACACCTACCGCCTGACACCCCCCACCCGACCCCCCAGACGACAACGCAGTCCACCCCCGTGGCCCGGCCCAGAAACCCGGGCCACGGAGATCCTGAGGAGCCACTCATGTCCACCGCCATCCCGTCGACGACGACCGGCGCCACCGGTTCGTCCGGCCAGTCCTTCCGCGCCCGTGCGTCGAGCTTCATCGGCTCGGCCGTTGAGTACTACGACTTCCTGCTCTACGGCGCGGCCGCCGGCCTCGTCTTCCCCAAGCTGTTCTTCGCGAACCTCGATCCGGCGCTCGGCACCACGCTGTCGTACGTCATCCTCTTCACCGGCTACGCGGCGCGTCCGCTGGGCGGTCTGCTCTTCGGGCACTACGGCGACAAGTTCGGCCGCAAGCGGATGCTCTTCATCACCCTGCTGGTGATGGGCCTGGTCTCGATCTCCATCGGCCTGATGCCGGGCTCGGCGATGATCGGGGCGGCGGCGCCGATCATCCTCGTGGTCCTGCGGGTCATCCAGGGCATCGCTGTCGGCGGTGAATGGGCCGGCGCCACGCTGATGTCGATGGAGCACTCGAAGCAGGGATCGAAGGGTCTCGGCGCCTCGCTCGCCGTCGCCGGTGCCCCGATGGGCGCGGTGCTCGCCACCCTGGTGCTCGCGCTCTTCTCCGGCCGCCATGACTTCATCGTCACGGACGCCTGGTGGGCCTCCTGGCGCATCCCGTTCCTGCTGTCCTTCGTCGTCGTGCTGGTCGGCCTCTACCTGCGCTCGCAGATCCACGAGTCGCCGGAGTTCGAGGAGGCCCGTCGCCGCGGCGAGGTGCACACCAACGTCCCGATCGTCGAGATGTGGACGAAGTACCGCAAGGAGGTCGTCCTCGGCACGCTGGCCGTCGGCGCCCCGCTCTTCCTTCAGGGCCTGCTGGCCGTCTGGGCAGTGCCGTACGTCGTCGCCGGCCACGCCGTCTCCCGGCAGGACGCGCTGATGATGCTCACGCTCTCCAACGCGTTGCACGTGTTCGCCATCCCGGCCTCGGCGTGGCTGTCGGACCGCCTCGGCCGTCGCCCGGTGATGATCGGTGGGGCGATCCTGTCCGCGGTGGGCCTGTGGGGGATGTTCGCCCTGTTCAACACGAACCAGCCGGTGCTGATCGCCCTCGCCTTCATCGTCGGCAACCCGATCCTGCAGGCCTCCATGTACGGCCCGATCGGCGCCTTCCTCGGCGAGAAGTTCGACGCCAACGCCCGCTACACCGGCGTCTCGCTGACCTACCAGTTCGGCTCGCTCATCGGTGGTGGCCTCGCCCCGCTGATCGCCGACCAGTTTGTCCGCCACCCCGGCCAGACGCAGAACCTGGCGCTCTACATGTCGGTCTTCTACGTGATCAGCGGCATCGCGGTGCTGCTGTCGCGGGAGACGCGGCACAAGCAGACCCACGCGGAGCGCTTTATCGAGGCGAACCTGGTGGACTGAGCCCCCGCGGCGCGGACCGCTGCTCAGCAGTCTCCTCGGCCAGGGCCGGCGGCATCTCACGGTGCCGTCGGCCCTGGCGTCGGTCCTGGGCGCTACGCTGGCGGCGGCCACGTACGCCCCGTCCGAGGAGGCCCCATGGCAGGCCACGCCGTCCGCGTCACCGGCACGATCGACGCCCCGCCGCAGGCCGTCTGGCGCGTGCTCACCGATCTGGACCGGGCCGCTGAGGTCCTCACCAGCGTCCACGAGATCGTCCGCCTGACGGACGGCCCGTACGACGTGGGGACCCGCTGGCGGGAGACGCGGACCATGCTGGGGCGTACGGAGAGCCATGAGCTGACCGTCACCGAATCGCTGCCCTGTGTGCGGACCGTGATCACCACCGAGGCGGGCGGCGTCACGTACGCCACGCGGATGGAACTGGAGGCGGTGGAGCCCGCCCCCGCGAAGGGCCGGACCCGGCTGACTGTCACCTTCGAGGCTCGCCACCCCCGGCCGACGACGCGCCAGCGGATCGCCTGGACGGTGATGGGGCCCGCCGGGACGCTGCTCACCAGGGCGATGTTGCGTCGCCAGGTCGCCGAGATCTCCGCGGCGGCCGGCGACGGGCGCCGCCGTGCGCGGACGTTCACGGCCGCGTCGATCCCCGACCTGACCGGGAGCGTCGCGGTCGTCACCGGCGCGAACGGCGGGCTCGGCCTCGAGTCGGCCCGCGCGCTCGCCGCGAAGGGCGCGCAGGTGGTGATGGCCGTCCGCAACACCGCCAAGGCCGAGGCGGCGGCCGACGCCATCCGGGCGGCCGTGCCAGGCGCCTCACTGGAGATCGTGCCGCTCGACCTCGGTTCGCAGGCGTCGGTGCGCCACGCCGCCCAGACCATCCTCGCCGCCCATCCGGTCATCGACCTGCTCCTCAACAACGCCGGGGTGATGGCCACCGCCGAAGGGCGGACCGTCGATGGGTACGAGACCCAGTTCGGCGTCGATCACCTCGGCCACTGGACCCTGACGTCACTCCTGCTCCCCGGTCTGCTGGCCGCGCCGGCCGCGCGGGTGGTGACGACGACGAGCATGGCCCGACTGCAGGCAGGCGGCCGCCTCGACCCCTCCGATCCGCTGCTCGAGCGGGGATATGACCCGTGGGCCGCGTACTCCCGGGCGAAACGCGCCAACTACCACTTCGCGCTCGGGCTGGATCGGGAGTTCCGCCGGGCCGGGGTGGGCGCGCAGAGCCTGGCGGCGCACCCGGGACTCGCCTACACCGACCTGCAGCCCACGGCCGTCCGCGGCGGTGGAGCGGGCCGGATGGGGCCGTTATGGGCGGGCCTCGCTCGGCTGATCGGGATGTCCGCCGCCGACGGTGCCCTGCCCCAGCTGCGCGCGGCCACCGATCCCGACGCCTCGGGCGGGGAGTTCTACGGCCCGCGGTGGAGCAGCCGCGGACCTGCCGTCCGGCTGCGCGTCGACCGGCGCGGGCTGGACCGGGCCATCGACGATCTGTGGGCGGTGTCGGAGCGGCAGACCGGCGTCCGTCTCGACCTGCGGCCGCGATGAGCGCTGGGGGCGTTCCCGGTGTCGGTGCCCCCGGCTAGGCTCAGAGGGACGCTGAACTCGAGGAAGGACAACGGCATGACCGACTCCGGACCGGCCCCGTACGTGGTGGACATCGAAGCCGCCACCCTCGCCAACACCTACTTCCGGGACACCTTGTGGACCGGCACATTCCTGCAGATGACCGTGATGGCGATCGAGCCCGGCGGCGAGGTCGGTGGGGAGATCCACGACGACCACGACCAGTTCATCCGGATCGAGGAGGGCCGCGCCCGCGTGGTGATGGGCCCGGCCAAGGACGTCTTCACCCTGGACCAGGAGGTCGAGGAGGACTGGGTGATCCTCATCCCGGCCGGCAGCTACCACAACGTCATCAACGTCGGCGACGGGCCGCTCAAGCTCTACTCGCTCTATGCGCCGCCGGAGCACAGGCCCGGCACCCGGCACGAGACCGCTGAGGACGCCCGGGAGGACCCCCAGGAGACCGACCTGGTGGACTGACATATGGCCACCACCTCCCCACGGGACTGGGACGCAGCCACGTACGGGGCGCTGCCGCTCCCCCACGTCGGCTGGGGCCGCGGCGTCCTCGACCGGCTCCACCCGGTCGACGGCGAGACCGTCCTCGAACTGGGCTGCGGCACTGGACGCGACGCCGCCGTACTGCTGAGCGAGCATCCGGGCTGCCGGGTGATCGCCCTGGATGCCTCCCCGCGGATGCTGACCGCCGCTGCCGAGACGCTGGCACCGTACGCGGACCGGGTGCGGCTCCGCGAGGCCGACCTGCGTGACGGTTTCGCTCTCGAGGAGCCGGTGGATGCGGCGATGAGCGTCGCCACCTTGCACTGGCTGCCCGACCATCCGGCGGTCTTCGCCTCGGTGGCCCGTGCGCTGCGGCACGGCGGGCGCTTCGTCGCGGACGCAGGCGGCGCCGGGCAACTCGAGCGCGTCCACCGGGCCCGCCGGCGCGTCGAGGGCGTGGCGGATCCCGCTGACGCCACCCACTTCGCCGGCATCGAGGAGACGCGGACGGCCCTGGTGGCGGCCGGCTTCGTGGACGTCGACGTACGGCTCCGACCGGATCCACTGGTGCTGGACGCGGAGACCCTTCGGCCGTACCTGGCCACGGTCATCCTCGGGCGGTCCTGCGCGGACTGCCCGAGGCGGACCGGGACGCGTACGTCGATGCCGTCGCGCGGGCGATGGACGAACCGGTGATCGACTACGTACGACTCGAGTTCGAGGCTCGCCGGGCCTGAGCGAGCCGGACCCGACAGGCGTCGTCAGGCGAGCATCAGGTCGTCGAGCTTCGCGAAGGTGTATCCGGCCGAGACCAGCTTCGGCAGTGCCACGGCGTACCCCTCGGCGGTCATGCCCTTGGGCTGGTTCATGTGACTGATGATGATCGACCCGTGCTTGGCGGTGCCGACGGCCTGGATGACCTGGTCCTTGGTGAAGGTGGCGCCGGCGTCCCCGTTGACGTCGAAGTTGACCGGGATCTCGCCGAGGTCACGGACGATTTTCACGGCGACGTCGTCGTAGTAGGCGGTGCCGGGGCGGAAGTAGCGGGGCTCCTTGCCGGTCAGCCGCGCCAGCACGTCGTGGTTGCCGGCCACCTCGTCGACGACCTCCTGGACACTGGTGGTGCCCTTGATCCCGTACGCCGACCGGCCGCTGACCGACAGCGGGAGGTGGCGGGTGCCGTGGTTGCCGATCTCGAACAGATCGTCGGCGGCGAGTTGCTCGGCGAGGGCGCGATTGGCCTCGATCCAGCGCGAGTTGAGGAACAGAGTGGCGGGGATCCGCTGGGAGTGCAGCAGTGCGATCAGGTCGGTGTCGACGCCGGCCCCACCCGGGCCGCCGCAGGCGTCGAAGGTCAGCGCGACGGCCGGCTTCGTGCTCCGCAGGACGACGCCGTCCACCTCCAGGCCCCAGGCCTTCGGCGTACGACCCTGGTAGCGCTGGGCCACCTCGGTGAGACGCTGCGGCGACAGGGCGGCGGCGGTCGGTGACGGCGTGGGCGCACTGGGCGGAGTCGTCGCCGCCGCAGTGGACGCGGCCGACCCCGCAGCCGCCCCACTGCTCGTCGCCCCCGGCGAACCGCCAGTCGGCCCAGCGCAGGCTGCCAGCACCGCAGCGGCTCCGACGGCCAGCGCCCCGCCGAGCACGGCCCGCCGGGACATCCCGAAGGATCGGCGGCGTCGGGGCGGGAGCGGTCGCGGGACGTCATGGTGACATCATCCGGTACCGAGCGTCAGAGAGCCCTTGGAGAGTGCCATCCGGACCAAGGACCGCCCGTCACTCCCGCAACGGCTCCAGGAGTTGCTCCGGAACCTCGAGCATCCCCTGTAGCAACTGGGCGGAGCGGACCGCGTAGAACCCCTCCGTTGCGCGCTCGTCGAGGGTGTGGACGATGTTCACGCACCGGCGGACGACCACCCGATCCGCGTCGTCGACGATGGCCTCCTTGCGGATCGCCCCGATGGCGACGAAAGCGCTGGCGGTCCCCTGCTGGTAGAGGTGGTGGAACGGCGCCTCAGCACCCAGGGAGCCGAGATTGACGAGGTAAGCGCTCGCATACAGCGGAATCGCCTCGCGAAGGAACCGCGGCAGCAGGTTGTGGAAGTCGAGGAAGAACGCGAACCACGCCACCGCCGCCAGAGCCGGACCCGGCCACGCGGCGAAGACATCGATGAGGCGATCGCTCCCGCTCGCTTCCTTGCCGCGGGCACGCGCGAGTTCGGCGTTAATCCGATCCCGGACCTCCACCACCGTCTCCCGGCCCGTGAAGGACACCTGCACCTGGGTCTCCGGCGCCTCGTCAGTCATCGCCTTCTTGACCACGAACGAGAAGCTGATGTCCTTGTGTACGTAGGTCCGACGCCCGGAGATGAACCGGTTGAGTTCCGGGCGGAGGTGGAACGTCCGGGCGAGCGCGGTCAGGAACACATGGAAGAAGGTGATCCGCTCGGCAGCGGGACGACCCTGGTTGTAGTCGGCCAGCCAGTCGAGCAAGTGGTCGACGTCGACCCGTTGCGGGTAGTAGACCATCGAGTCGATCCGTGTCGACGTCAGGAACGGCACCACGCGCCGCAGCGGCGGGATGTCGTCCACCCGGATGCCGTCGGCACGCCGAAAGAGGACCATGGCAACCTCCTGCGCCTGAGCGTACGATCGCCGGCGCCTGCCCGTCCCGTGCTCGGCGGAGTCCCTTCGATTGTCAGAGGGATTCCCTAGCGTGGGAACCATGAAGAGAAGCGGGTCGATCGGGCCGATCGGGTCGATCAGGCCGGATCCGAGCGGTGTGGCCGATTCCACCCCGTCGATGCTGGCGCGCGCCGTGGGAGAGGTCGCCACCTTCCTCGAGCGCGGGACGGTGTGCCTCACCGACCGGCAACTGCTCGCCGCGTCGACGGCCCTCCAGGGCCTCCTCTCCCGGGTGACGGCTGCGGAACTGGTCGTGGTCCAGGAGCTGGAGACCCGAGGGACGACGCTCGCACTGCTCGGTGTGTCCACGCCGGCATGGCTACGCAGTGCGAACCGGCGGACGGCTCGCCAGGCTCATCAGACCGTCCGCACGGCCGCCGAGCTGGCGGCTCACCCCGCCGTGGCCCAGGCCTTGGGAGCAGGCGAGGCCTCACCTGAGCAGGCCCGCGGCATACTGGCCGGTCTGGCCGTCCTGCCGCCCGATCTCGACCCGGTCACCGCCTCGACGATCGATCAGGACGTGGTCGAGCACGCCGCCCGTTTCGACCCTGACCAGTTGCGTCAGTTGGCGAATCACGCGGTGGAGGTGCACGCCCCCGAGGTCGCGGAGGAGTGGCTGCGGAAGTTGCTGGAGCAGCAGGAGGCCGAGGCACGCAAGAAGCGGAAGCTGGACTGGAGCCGCGACGGGCAGGGGGCCACCTTCTTCCGAGCGAAGTTGCCCACCGTCGAGGGGGACGAGTTCATCGCCCTGATCGAGGCGTACGTGTCGAAGGCCTATCGCAGTCAGGAAATCGAGGCGCTCGACCCTGCCTACACCGCCCCGACCGCGTCGCAGTTGCGCGCCGATGCCCTGATGAGCCTGGTCGACCAGTGCGCGGCGGAGGCTGCGGCACCCGTGCAGGGCGGGGACCGTCCGCGGATCACCGTCGTGATCGACGAGGCGCGGCTCCGCAGCAGGATGGGGACCGCCGAACTCCTCGACTCCGGCGAGACCGTCTCGGCGGGGGCTCTGCGCCGGCTGGCGTGCGACGCGGACATCCTTCCTGCCGTCCTCGGCGGGTCGAGTCAACTGCTCGACGTGGGCCGGACGATGCGCCTGGTGTCGGGCGATCTGCGCCAGGCCGTCCACCTCCGCGACCGCGGCTGCGCCTTCCCCGCTTGCGATCGTCAGGCCCGGTTCTGCGAGGTCCACCACATCGTCCCCTGGGCGTGCGGCGGTGTCTCGGCGCTGCCCAACCTGGTACTGCTGTGCCGCCACCATCACGCCATGGTTGAGCCGGATCCCCGGTCGGTTCCGGGGGCTCGCTGGGAGGTGCGGATGGCGGCAGACGGCATCCCCGAGTTCCTGCCACCGCAAGCTCGCGGCTTCGCCCGGACGCCGCAGCGCAACGCCCGCTACGAGTTGCGAGATCCAGGCCCGCCGTGATCCGCCCCGCCCCGGGCGGCGCCGGGGATCTCGTCGTCCACGTACGCCGGTCGCGCAAGCCGGAGGCCGGCGAGCGTCATCACGACGGCGGTGCCGATCAACAAGGCCAGGACCTGCGCCCACCCGCCGGTCACCTGGTGGAGCACGCCGACGAGCAGCGGCCCGAGACCCGCGAGCACGTAACCGACCGGCTGGATGAAGCCGGAGACGCGCGCGGTCACGTGCGGGTTGTGGGTGCGGGCGGTGATCATGGCGATGGCCGCCGTGAAGGCCCACCCGCCGAGACCCAGCAGCCCCGCCCACAGCCACGGCACGACAGCGGGGGCCAGCCACAGACCGACATAACCTCCGGCGGTGAGGACGCCGAAGACCACGATCCCCACGGTGAGGTCGCGCGCACGGGCGACCCAGACCGGCATCAGGAAGCCCCCGACAATCCCGAGCAGGGAAATCAGTCCCAGCAAGCCACCCGCGGCGGTCGCCGAGAGCCCGGCGTCGCGGTAGATCTGCGGCAGCCAACCGAACTGGGCATACGCGTTGAGAGCCTGCATCCCGAAGAACAGCGACAGCGCCACCGCCGTGGGCGAGCGGAGCAGTGATCCACTCGGCGCCAGGAT is a window encoding:
- a CDS encoding 3-carboxyethylcatechol 2,3-dioxygenase; this translates as MSLSLLCMSHTPLMGFNDPGAETRADVDALFDRARAFVEEVDPTLVVSFGPDHYNGFFYELMPPFAICYAGRGVGDFDTAADPFTVPEEIAAGMAQYAADAGIDMTISRGAELDHGAVQIPELVLGGLDRYPTVPVFVNGVAEPFVPMSRIRQMGEALGRYLAGLDERVLLIGSGGLSHDPPVPRWAEATEAQRAFLLNARHPTPEARAARQERTISTGLAFAAGEATIQDLNPEWDNAFLDVAASGRVEDFDSYTAAQMTLDAGHSSHEVRCWVAAAAAMRAAGPYVVRERYYRAIPEWIAGFGALFATTA
- a CDS encoding MFS transporter; the encoded protein is MSTAIPSTTTGATGSSGQSFRARASSFIGSAVEYYDFLLYGAAAGLVFPKLFFANLDPALGTTLSYVILFTGYAARPLGGLLFGHYGDKFGRKRMLFITLLVMGLVSISIGLMPGSAMIGAAAPIILVVLRVIQGIAVGGEWAGATLMSMEHSKQGSKGLGASLAVAGAPMGAVLATLVLALFSGRHDFIVTDAWWASWRIPFLLSFVVVLVGLYLRSQIHESPEFEEARRRGEVHTNVPIVEMWTKYRKEVVLGTLAVGAPLFLQGLLAVWAVPYVVAGHAVSRQDALMMLTLSNALHVFAIPASAWLSDRLGRRPVMIGGAILSAVGLWGMFALFNTNQPVLIALAFIVGNPILQASMYGPIGAFLGEKFDANARYTGVSLTYQFGSLIGGGLAPLIADQFVRHPGQTQNLALYMSVFYVISGIAVLLSRETRHKQTHAERFIEANLVD
- a CDS encoding oxidoreductase, whose protein sequence is MAGHAVRVTGTIDAPPQAVWRVLTDLDRAAEVLTSVHEIVRLTDGPYDVGTRWRETRTMLGRTESHELTVTESLPCVRTVITTEAGGVTYATRMELEAVEPAPAKGRTRLTVTFEARHPRPTTRQRIAWTVMGPAGTLLTRAMLRRQVAEISAAAGDGRRRARTFTAASIPDLTGSVAVVTGANGGLGLESARALAAKGAQVVMAVRNTAKAEAAADAIRAAVPGASLEIVPLDLGSQASVRHAAQTILAAHPVIDLLLNNAGVMATAEGRTVDGYETQFGVDHLGHWTLTSLLLPGLLAAPAARVVTTTSMARLQAGGRLDPSDPLLERGYDPWAAYSRAKRANYHFALGLDREFRRAGVGAQSLAAHPGLAYTDLQPTAVRGGGAGRMGPLWAGLARLIGMSAADGALPQLRAATDPDASGGEFYGPRWSSRGPAVRLRVDRRGLDRAIDDLWAVSERQTGVRLDLRPR
- a CDS encoding HNH endonuclease signature motif containing protein, giving the protein MKRSGSIGPIGSIRPDPSGVADSTPSMLARAVGEVATFLERGTVCLTDRQLLAASTALQGLLSRVTAAELVVVQELETRGTTLALLGVSTPAWLRSANRRTARQAHQTVRTAAELAAHPAVAQALGAGEASPEQARGILAGLAVLPPDLDPVTASTIDQDVVEHAARFDPDQLRQLANHAVEVHAPEVAEEWLRKLLEQQEAEARKKRKLDWSRDGQGATFFRAKLPTVEGDEFIALIEAYVSKAYRSQEIEALDPAYTAPTASQLRADALMSLVDQCAAEAAAPVQGGDRPRITVVIDEARLRSRMGTAELLDSGETVSAGALRRLACDADILPAVLGGSSQLLDVGRTMRLVSGDLRQAVHLRDRGCAFPACDRQARFCEVHHIVPWACGGVSALPNLVLLCRHHHAMVEPDPRSVPGARWEVRMAADGIPEFLPPQARGFARTPQRNARYELRDPGPP
- a CDS encoding MFS transporter, producing the protein MRTQVGLVGPALALVAVILVAAALRPGATSVGPVMAELRQQFGLGGGVAGMLTALPGLTFGAIGAAAVALSRRIGLTAGVLTGLVLITVGFLARTFTASALTFLLATLVGLSGMALGNVLVPAWIKRHGGTYVTRLMTAYSVTLLVGAAAASMLASPIAAIAPGGWRAALGMWGLAAGVGLVPWTVLTIRERRDRADRAGAPILAPSGSLLRSPTAVALSLFFGMQALNAYAQFGWLPQIYRDAGLSATAAGGLLGLISLLGIVGGFLMPVWVARARDLTVGIVVFGVLTAGGYVGLWLAPAVVPWLWAGLLGLGGWAFTAAIAMITARTHNPHVTARVSGFIQPVGYVLAGLGPLLVGVLHQVTGGWAQVLALLIGTAVVMTLAGLRLARPAYVDDEIPGAARGGADHGGPGSRNS
- a CDS encoding 2-oxo acid dehydrogenase subunit E2: MVLFRRADGIRVDDIPPLRRVVPFLTSTRIDSMVYYPQRVDVDHLLDWLADYNQGRPAAERITFFHVFLTALARTFHLRPELNRFISGRRTYVHKDISFSFVVKKAMTDEAPETQVQVSFTGRETVVEVRDRINAELARARGKEASGSDRLIDVFAAWPGPALAAVAWFAFFLDFHNLLPRFLREAIPLYASAYLVNLGSLGAEAPFHHLYQQGTASAFVAIGAIRKEAIVDDADRVVVRRCVNIVHTLDERATEGFYAVRSAQLLQGMLEVPEQLLEPLRE
- a CDS encoding polysaccharide deacetylase family protein; its protein translation is MSRRAVLGGALAVGAAAVLAACAGPTGGSPGATSSGAAAGSAASTAAATTPPSAPTPSPTAAALSPQRLTEVAQRYQGRTPKAWGLEVDGVVLRSTKPAVALTFDACGGPGGAGVDTDLIALLHSQRIPATLFLNSRWIEANRALAEQLAADDLFEIGNHGTRHLPLSVSGRSAYGIKGTTSVQEVVDEVAGNHDVLARLTGKEPRYFRPGTAYYDDVAVKIVRDLGEIPVNFDVNGDAGATFTKDQVIQAVGTAKHGSIIISHMNQPKGMTAEGYAVALPKLVSAGYTFAKLDDLMLA
- a CDS encoding cupin domain-containing protein; this encodes MTDSGPAPYVVDIEAATLANTYFRDTLWTGTFLQMTVMAIEPGGEVGGEIHDDHDQFIRIEEGRARVVMGPAKDVFTLDQEVEEDWVILIPAGSYHNVINVGDGPLKLYSLYAPPEHRPGTRHETAEDAREDPQETDLVD
- a CDS encoding class I SAM-dependent methyltransferase — encoded protein: MATTSPRDWDAATYGALPLPHVGWGRGVLDRLHPVDGETVLELGCGTGRDAAVLLSEHPGCRVIALDASPRMLTAAAETLAPYADRVRLREADLRDGFALEEPVDAAMSVATLHWLPDHPAVFASVARALRHGGRFVADAGGAGQLERVHRARRRVEGVADPADATHFAGIEETRTALVAAGFVDVDVRLRPDPLVLDAETLRPYLATVILGRSCADCPRRTGTRTSMPSRGRWTNR